A stretch of DNA from Streptomyces venezuelae:
TCGTTGACACCCCCGGCGGCACCACCGACGGCCTCTCCACCGACGCCCTACGCCGCCAGATCACCGGCCACGCCCGCCGCGAAGGCTTCGTCCTCGTCACCGCCTACGCCCACGGCAGCCCCGTCGGCTTCGCCTACGCCTTCCCCGCCACCCCCGAATACTGGTACGGCCCCGACCTCCTGCCCCACATCCCCGAACACATCCGCACCGGCCGCCTCATGGGCCTATGCGAACTCGCCGTCACCCCCACCTGGCAAGGCCACGGAATCGGCACCCGCCTCCACCACCACCTCGTCACCGCCATTGCACCCCAGTGGTCCTCCCTCTTGGTCCACCCAGACAACCCCCGCGGCCGTGCCCTGTACGACCGCCTCGGCTACACCTACGCCGGCCCGTACCGAAACGAACCCGGAGGCCCCGTCTACGACCTCCTCGTGCTCCAAGTCGACAAAGCCGCCTGACCGACACACACACACACGCCAAGGCGGGCAGGGCGACGGCCGAGACGCGGCGTCGGGAGCGGCTTCGGCTTCCGCCCGCACCAGCCCAAGCACGGCAACGCCGATGCCTACCCCTGGTCCCTCGACGCCTTCGACAAGATTCACGCCCCCCGAACAGGACCTCGGCGCCGGCAAAGGTGGACGGGTCGCGGGCTCCGCCCGTGATGCAGGCAGATATCCAAGCTCTATTTCATCTACCCGAGCCATCCAGAAACCGTGCACGTCGATTCCGTCATTCTCGGGGTGCGGGGACGGCGGAGTCGATACCGTTCACTTTGCTGATGCGCTCTCCTTCAGGGACTGCGAAGCGTGCCCTTCGGCAGGCCGTACCACCTACAGGTGCGGCTCGCCCGGGGCACGCGGCAGGCCTGCCCCTGAAGGAAGGAGAGTTTGACCTGTGAGCGCTACGCACGAACCCGAAGGTCCCGAGGAGAAGGACCGCAGGTGGAGGAGGGTCATCGCACTGATCCCCCTGCTGACAGCCTGCGTCACTCTCGCCACGGCGATCATCGGGGGCAAGTAGCCGGCCAGGGGCGGCCTTAACGCCCCTGGCCGGCCGTTTCGGGAGTCCGCCACCCTTCAGGGTGGCGGACTTATTTGTGCCGCCCCCAGCTCTGATGCTGGTGCTTTCACCATCTCAAACTTAGGTTTCCGACCACGGGAAGCAAGTACAAAGTGGTGAATCTGCCTCCGACAGCATATGTGTAAATTAATCCTGAGGCTGAGGAACGAGTAAAACTCTTCGGAACCGAGGTACTGATCGCCCCGGGATGGCGTACAGGCGCTCTGACGGCCGTTCAGGCCCCTTCTCGGGCCCCCACGGTACGCCTCAGCACGAATCACGGAGCTGTCCAGGTCTGCCGGAGGCCTGGGCAACCCCAGATGAAGATCGACAGCAGTGAGTGAGGTTGGAGGTAGAACGACCGCCGGGTCAACCACCAGCCGATTGCCATCCCGGGGGGCGGCCTGGACCAGGACGGCTACGGGGCGGCTTCGTAGACGACCGTGGTGGCGGGGCAGTCCTCGGCGAGTCCGAGTAGGGCGTGGCGCTCCCTATCGTCAACGGCCAGATCCCAGCGCAGCTTCGTGCCGACCCAGGTGGCGGCATACGTGCAGTGGTAGGAGCCGTCCGAAGGCAGCCACTCGGCCGGGTCCTTGTCGGCCTTGGACCGGTTAGAGGCGGCGGAGACCGCGATCAGCGTGTCCGGGCTGTTCTGGTCGTTCGCGTACGCCTCCCGCCGCCCCGCCGACCACGGAGTCTGTTCCGAGTCGTACGCCTCGGCGAGCGGGACGAAGTGGTCGACGTCGAGGCGGGCCGCGTCCGTGACCACG
This window harbors:
- a CDS encoding GNAT family N-acetyltransferase; its protein translation is MTTHTDDVAIRTYGPGHVPALLGTLADIWADAHPELVDTPGGTTDGLSTDALRRQITGHARREGFVLVTAYAHGSPVGFAYAFPATPEYWYGPDLLPHIPEHIRTGRLMGLCELAVTPTWQGHGIGTRLHHHLVTAIAPQWSSLLVHPDNPRGRALYDRLGYTYAGPYRNEPGGPVYDLLVLQVDKAA
- a CDS encoding HNH endonuclease family protein encodes the protein MLRGLPALALCALPVLAAPAAHSTPATPAAAGLARPAGVRAPLPLFEAIDRLPVAAEHREGYKRDLYKHWNKGLNAGDGCDTRKEVILAEAVVAPQVATGCKLTGGSWRSAYDDVVVTDAARLDVDHFVPLAEAYDSEQTPWSAGRREAYANDQNSPDTLIAVSAASNRSKADKDPAEWLPSDGSYHCTYAATWVGTKLRWDLAVDDRERHALLGLAEDCPATTVVYEAAP